Within the Salinicoccus roseus genome, the region AAGCTGACGGCCATAGCCATTGCCCTGCTCTCTTCTGTCCACGGCGATTGTGGTGATCTGGCTCTGATCTATGACGAGCCATACGCCACAGTAGCCCACTATCCTGTCTTCCTTTTCAAGGACGAAGTAATAGGCAAACTGATTTGCTGTCAGTTCCCTGAGAAAAGATTCGATGTTCCATGATGTATTCGGAAATGAGGCTGATTCGATTTCATATACAGCTTCCAGATCATCAATTTCCATTCTTCTTATGACTGTGTGCGCTCCATCCAATTTTTCTCAGCCTCCGATACTTTTAAATATTCAGGCACCATCTGATGCACATCCTCCTGGCGTAGAATGGATGTGAACTTCTCTACAGAACTGATGCGTGGGACAGCATGTGTAAATGTCTCAAGGCCGCTGCTGAACTTCTCACCGGCATCTGCAAGTACGACGCCCCCATCATGCGCCTTCAATGAATCAAGCACTGTTTCGAGCTTCATATATCCTGCATCCATCACTTCTTCCAATGTGCTGCATTCTAGTTGATAAATTGCTGTGTAGACGTTTCCCCTCCGGCCATCAAACATTGGGGCCGTGATTCCTTCCCTGCCTGATGAAGCTGCTATGACAGCAAGAGAAGAGACGGAATAAAGGGGTATATTCAATGCATGTGCCAGCGTCTTGGCGATGGTTACACCGATACGCACCCCCGTGTAGGAGCCTGGCCCCCGTGCAACGATGATACGATCAATGTCCTCACGCTTGTAGCCCGTCATTTTAAATAGTTCATTGATGTATACCATCAATGTAGCAGAATGGGTCTTTTTCACAGTGGTATTTATTTCTGCCTGGCAATATCCATCCTTGTTGATTGCGACGGATAGCGGCCTGTTGGACGTGTCAATCAGAAGGGAAATCATTTTCAAGAGCCTCCAGTATTCTAGTGTATGTGGTCCCCTTTGCAGCAAAGCTGAAACGGCGTTTCTCATCACCCAGTGTTTCTATCCGAATGGACAAATGTTCATCAGGCAGAAATTCCTCTATATAGATTGGCCATTCCACAATCGATATATCATCCTCATTGAAATACTCGTCGAATCCAAGGTCCTCGTCACTTTCCTCAAGCCGGTAACAATCCATATGATGG harbors:
- the rimI gene encoding ribosomal protein S18-alanine N-acetyltransferase, coding for MEIDDLEAVYEIESASFPNTSWNIESFLRELTANQFAYYFVLEKEDRIVGYCGVWLVIDQSQITTIAVDRREQGNGYGRQLLQHAKEYAGRSADILSLEVSIDNDRAMKLYEKEGFLYGGIRKDYYGPGKDAHVMWVSLNE
- the tsaB gene encoding tRNA (adenosine(37)-N6)-threonylcarbamoyltransferase complex dimerization subunit type 1 TsaB is translated as MISLLIDTSNRPLSVAINKDGYCQAEINTTVKKTHSATLMVYINELFKMTGYKREDIDRIIVARGPGSYTGVRIGVTIAKTLAHALNIPLYSVSSLAVIAASSGREGITAPMFDGRRGNVYTAIYQLECSTLEEVMDAGYMKLETVLDSLKAHDGGVVLADAGEKFSSGLETFTHAVPRISSVEKFTSILRQEDVHQMVPEYLKVSEAEKNWMERTQS
- the tsaE gene encoding tRNA (adenosine(37)-N6)-threonylcarbamoyltransferase complex ATPase subunit type 1 TsaE, whose translation is MEYSIEVTGLSETERLANALEKNIEPGTVILLSGDLGAGKTTFTQFLGRALGVKRRMSSPTFNIIKSYSGKYTIHHMDCYRLEESDEDLGFDEYFNEDDISIVEWPIYIEEFLPDEHLSIRIETLGDEKRRFSFAAKGTTYTRILEALENDFPSD